From Aegilops tauschii subsp. strangulata cultivar AL8/78 chromosome 5, Aet v6.0, whole genome shotgun sequence:
gttttcgacaagttcaaggagttgactacgatgagactttctcacccgtagcgatgcttaagtctgtctgaatcatgttaggaATTGCCGCCTTTtttgattatgaaatttggcaaatggatgtcaaaactgcattccttaatggatatcttaaagaagagttgtatatgatgcacccagaaggttttgtcgatccaaaatgtgctaacaaagtgtgcaagctccagcgatccatttatggactggtgcaagcctctcggagttggaatatacgctttgataatgtgatcaaagcatatggttttatacagacttttggagaaccctgtatttacaagaaagtgagtgggagctctgtagcatttctgatattatatgtggatgacatattgttgatcggaaatgatactgaatttctgaatagcctaaaaggatacttgaataagaatttttaaatgaaagacctcggtgaagctgcttatatattgggcatcaagatctatagatatagatcaagacgcttaattggactttcacaaagcacataccttgataaagttttgaagaagttcaaaatggatcaagcaaagaaagggttcttgcctgtgttacaaggtgtgaagttgagtcagactcaatgcccgaccactacagaagatagagagaaaatgaaagtcattccctatgctttagccataggatctatcatgtatgcaatgttgtgtaccagacctgatgtgtgccttgatattagtttagcagggaggtaccaaagtaatccaggagtggatcactggacagcggtcaagaacatcctgaaatacctgaaaaggactaaggatatgtttctcgtttatggaggtgacaaagagctcgtcgtaaacggttacgttgatgcaagctttgacactgatccggatgactctaagtcacaaaccggatgcgtatttatattgaatggtggagctgttagttggtgcagttccaagcagagcgtcgtggcgggatctatgtgtgaagcggaatacatagctgcttcggaagcagcaattgaaggagtctagatgaaggagttcatatccgatctaggtgtcatatctagtgcatcgggtccaatgaaaatcttttgtgacaatactggtgtaattgccttggcaaaggaatccagttttcacaagagaaccaagcacatcaagagacgctacaattccatctgcgatcaagtcaaggagggagacatagagatttgcaagatacatatggatctgaatgttgcagacctgttgactaagcctctctcacgagcaaaacatgatcagcaccaagactccatgggtcttggaatcattactatgtaatctagattattgactctagtgcaagtgggagactgaaggaaatatgccctagaggcaataataaagttgttatttatatttccttatatcatgataaatgtttattattcatgctagaattgtattaaccggaaacttagtacatgtgtgaatatatagacaaacagagtgtccctagtatgcctctacttgactagctcgttaattaaagatggttaagtttcctagccatagacatgtgttgtcatttgatgaacgcgatcacatcattagagaatgatgtgatggacaagacccatccattagcttagcataatgatcgtttaagtttttctgctattgctttcttcatggcttatacatgttcctcagactatgagattatgcaactcccaaataccggaggaacaccttgtgtgctatcaaatgtcaaaacgtaactgggtgattataaagatgctctacaggtgtctctgatggtatttgttgagttggcatagatcgagattaggatttgtcactccgtgtatcggagaggtatctctgggccctctcggtaatgatcatcactataagccttgcaagcaatgtgactaatgagttagttgtgggatgatacattacagaacgagtaaagagacttttcggtgacgagattgaactaggtatgatgataccgacgatcgaatctcgggtaagtaacatatcgttgacaaagggaacaacgtatgttgttatgcggtttgaccgataaagatcttcgtagaatatgtagaagccaatatgagcatccaagttccgctattggttattgaccggagatgtgtctcggtcatgtgtacatagttctcgaacccgtagggtccgcacgcttaccGTTCGATGACGAGTTGTATTATGAGtttcgtgttttgatgaaccgaagtttgttcagggtcccgtatgagatcacagacatgaagaggagtctcgaaatggtcgagaggtaaagattcatatattggaaggttgcatttggacatcggaatggttccgagtgattccgGCATTtaaccggagtaccggggggttaccggaaccccccggggggaagatgggcctacatgggccatagggaagaggggtggcatcccacaaggggcagccgcgccccctccctatagggagtccgaattggactagggaggggggcacgcccccccccccctttccttctccctctctcgcccttcccctttttccctctccggtggaaggaaggaggggggcgaatcctacttggactaggagtccaagtaggactccccccttggcgcgccccctctagggccggcctcctcctcctccaccctttatatatgtgggagggggcaccccaaaggcacaccaagtattctcttagccgtgtgggGTGCCcacctccacagttacacacctcggtcatatcgtcatagtgcttaggcgaagccctgcgccggtaacttcatcaacgccgtcgccacgccgtcgtgctgacggaactctccctcggcctcaactggatcaagagttcgagggacgtcaccgagctgaacgtgtgctgatcacAGAGGtgcgtgcgttcggtacttggatcggttggatcgcgaaggcgttcgactacatcaaccgcgttactaaacgcttccgctttcagtctacgagggtacgtggacacactctccccgctcgttgctatgcatctcctagataaattttgcgtgatcgtaggtaaatttttgaaatactgcgttcctcAACAGTAACTCCATGTATCAGTACAATCCATGTGTTCTGAGGGCTTAATATCATCATAGATGAGTTCCATGTGTTGAAATTCTTCAAAGGCCTAGACTGAGAGAGGCCGATAAAAAGAGGTCTTCTAGGAATTCTGTTTCAGCAACTTGGTGCACAGTAATCTAACTCTCTTTGGCAAAGGAAAATAAATGTGGGAAGTAGTGCATTAAACAATCTGATGCCCAAAGATCAGTCCAAAAAATACAAATTTTCCATCTCCTAGGCTTCATCTGGCCAAAGATTTATATAAACCCACCAGTTTAAGATTTGCCTTCCACCAAAAAGACCCAACCAACTGCTCACCAGGCAGCTGGCCAGTAGCATAATAAGATCCCCATACAAGATTAACCCAAGGAATGTCCTGTCTGTTAAAGAATTTTGTAAATTCTTTAGGAGTAGGGCCTTGTTTTGAACACTCAAATTTGCAATTCCTAGCCCTCCTTGATTTTTGGGTCTGCAGACCACACTCCAAGCAACCATGGCTGGCCTATGATCTTCCATGTCAGAGCCTCTCCAAAGACAGGGTCTGAGGTATTTATTAATCTAATTTTTGATGGTTTCAGTCAAGTCAAGACAACACATGAAGAACAATGGTAAGGAGGCAAGGATGGACTTCACAAGAAGTAATCTGCTAGCCTGTGTCATGAAAGAGGCTAGACCCATCAGTTCCTTTGCAATTCTTCTAGCCAAAGGCAGACATTGTTCCACAGTTGCTTTACTTAAGCCCAATGGCAGTCCCAGATATGTAAATGGAAAGTGCCCCTTTTGCAGTTTAAGGAGTTAATAAATAACTCAGCCCTCTCTTCACCTAATTTAAAAGATCATTCTTTAGTTCTCACAAGTACACAAAATTATCAGCGATGTGTAACTTTGTCCCATCGCCACAAGTGAATGGTAGCAGTGGCGTCTTGTACTAGGTCCGCGCCACAAATGTGGCCCGACCCAAAGGAGGGAGAGTGTGTCTTTTTATATAATCCCCATCTGTCTTATCCACTAGCTCTCCCTCCACACAAATATCCTCTCCCTCTGGCGCCTCCGGCCTCCCCCATTTTATGCCCCCAACCACACTCTCGCACTCGGTGCGTCGCTGGCCAACGGTCGCTGGCTTCAAACCGTACAGGTCATGCTGACGTACATCGAGCTTGCGGTCGGCGTGGTACGAACCACCATGATGAGCGCGCATGGATGCCTCGTCTGAGCCGGCCCCAACCTCTTCTCCAGTTGGGTTGGTGCCGCCATCCCCGACGCCCTCACCGGAGCCGGCCGCAACCGGCCTCTTCTCCGGATGGTTCACCGCCGCCACCCCCATGCCCTCACCGCCTCCGTCCTTGCTGTGGGACATCAATTTAGTGGGCGAGGTGGCGATGCAGCAGCATCTAGCGACGGAGGCTCAAATGAAGGCGTGGCCCTCTACCACACCGATCTAGAGTATGAGGAGCTCCAGATGGTCCTCCTTTGAGTCCTTacaggaggacgtggaggcgagGGCGGCTCTCGCGGTGAAGAAGCGTCTAAAAATACTTTCATCTAGTTGGATTCTGCGAGTAGGTGGTTGCAAAGTTTTACTATGAGATGCCATCTGAGGAGCTTGCTACGAAAAATAAAAAACCGAAGCTCGGATTTTGTCTCAACTTTGGATATTTGTTAAGCTCTGTTTTTTTTACCGACCTCGTCGGATGCCATCTCAACACAAAAATTTGCAAAAATCTTGAAAAGTCTCTCATCTTTGATGTGTAAAAAAATCAGACTTTTAAAATGTATTTGTATCTTTTTAAAATTTAATGTTCACTCAGGTGCACCTCCGAAACGCCGCTCTCAGCCAACGTTAACTCGTATTTTGTTCTTCTTTTAATtgattgatatatatatatatatatatatatatatatatatatatatatatatatatatatatatatatatatatatatgtaaagTCATACTGTACCACATAATAATACTATCAAGTGGCTTCATGTTCATTGACTCCATTAATTCTAACTGCTGCCGGCATTCTGTGCAGGCTTGACGTGACATTGGCCTAGTGGTTCAATTGTTGCTAGCTGCAACTTGTTTCGTTTTGTGATACATCTCGACTTGGCGTCCTATATATCGGCCTCGGGCATTTAATTGCCGCGCGTATGGTGATATGTCTGTTTCTCGTATTTTAATTCGTACTCTGCCAGTGGCAGGTCCTTCTGCCGTGATGTTTACTACTCATGCCATGAAGATAGTTTGCACCCTGTTTCCATTTTCTGAAATATGTTTCTTTCCTGTGAGAATAATTTCAAATAAATGTGATGCTAACATGGATGTTGACGACCGCATGCTCTCGCGTGGACAAATAATTAACTACCAAGACGAGTATACGACATGGAGTGGGCGCACGGGAAGTGCGCTAGCGCTAGCTTGTACACCTATCTAGTACTCCCTTTTTAAAGGAATATAAGactttagtaatctaaacgctcttatatttgtttacggagggagtaccactAAATATAGTATATAAACAAGTACTAAATAGAGTATATTGTTAGTTTCAGAAAGTTCGTAACGATTTAAATAATGTATACGACGTAGACATACACCATTACTATGTACACATATACACGTGTGATTTTATCCGGCGGACTCTGGGTACCACCACTATTGTATTGTATGCTCCCAGCCATTCAATTCCATGTTGATTTTCCGCGGTCAACTTTCTTGACCACATATATGAGAAAATTCTTTACGTTTGTAAAGTACTTCTTTTGTGACCCCTCACATTTTGGATCAAGTGTTGACAATTTGTATGACTAACAAAACATTGTATGTATATGCCACAAAAAAGGTATACTATAAGATTTATATTCAAAAGAGGATTCTCACGATGTAACTTTTGTGGCATATAATTCaattttattagttaaattcATGATCAAAATTGACACAAATACGAGGGTACCAAATAACCCAGACGCAGGGAGAGTAAAAATATTACTACTGTTAGAATGTTCTTGAACAATATTTTCATAACATATACATGCATACATATAATATACTAACAATCAGATACAATATACCCGAGAGAACACATCAATAATGTCTAGGAAACAATCTGTATTGAAGTGAATATTAAATGATGTTCAAAATATTCTTAAGTAGGGTCACAAATATACTAAAATTTCAGAATTTGATTGAAATACACTAAATGTTTGAGAAtcaaacatatttttttgatGATTAAGATGGTGGATGTATCGCCTCTCGTACCCCGGGTCCAGCAGGGATAAAACCACAATGGTTGGATGGTTTGGCGCCATGTGTATCTCATTAAGTTATAATATTCTTCCAGTGTGATATTGAACGAAACATCCTTTGAAGTTTCACAACTCCAACTTCAGCATGTTCTGCGAGTTTATGTATGTGTGCGCGTGTGATGGTGGTTTTTGTGCCTATATCTGGTTTTTGTGCCTATATCCATCTATATTGTACTTGGAGTTATTTTTTAAAGAGATCTTACAGAGTCGATTCAGAAGACAAAACAGTCAATAAAGTTCATAAACTATAATGATAGTGAAAATTAACTAATGTTCGGAGTTTGTTGTGTATGTATTGCATATTCTAGGTCTACCAAATATATCTAGGCTCTGACTGGAATCTAGGAGCTTGAAACATGAAGACGGCCACAAGATTCAGGGCATTGTCAACACGGATTACAAAACGCCGCAAATGTTTGGACTGGATGGTCCGGACACTTTTAGCCATCCAACGTGATTCATCAAGTGGGTACGATCTTATCCGGGCACCCAAAATCTCACAAATCGTCCTCAACAAGGGGAAGCTCTTCGGGGTGGTTAAATTGGCTCACTTTCAGTCATATCTCACAGTCTGAATTTGAGGTACACGATTGAATGGTGAAGGTGTCCGCAAACCTATCTGGATGTGTCTGTGGACATTTGATGACGTTCGTTCGGTGATCTGGGTTGAAGATGCCCTCACTCGTATCAACCAGCTTTTATTTGGTCTGGGTGGGGGTACTACTCCCTCCGGTTTTGTTTAGTTCGTATATTAGCTTTGATCagagtcaagttttgtaaactttgacaaagtttctaaacaaaaatattaacatatccaataacaaatcaatatcattagattcattattaattgtactttcacatcatatagatttgatatgataaatgtttatattgttttctataaatttggttaaactttacgaagtttgacttcggtcaaatcTAATACGTGAactaaataaaaacagagggaatACTATTTTGTAGGGCGAACTCTCTATAAATGCACCTATACCATTTGAGATAGTAGAGTCCAAGCGGCCGCCATTAACGCACTCCGCAGGGTGAGCTAGACGCGCTAGCTAGCAAGTAGCTCGACGCTGCCAGTACACGCAGAGAGAAGACGACGCGACTGGAGGCCATGGCGTACTCTTGTCTGCCCTTGTATGCGGCTTCCTTTCTTGTAGTGCTTCTAGTTTTGCCTCTCATGGCAGTGgcatccgccgccgcgcccgctgcCGAGACATCCTACGAGACCAAGTCCATGGACCCCGGCCTCGCCCTCATGACGCTGCCGCAGCCGGTGTCCGGCCCGGAGAGCCTCGCCTTCGACCGCCGCGGCGGTGGGCCTTACGCGGGCGTCTCCGACGGCCGCGTCTTCAAGTGGCGCGGCCGCCGCCTCGGCTGGACCGAGTTCGCGTACAACTCCAGACACAGGCAAGCATCGATCTTGTGCATCCATTGTACatacacacatgcacgcacgtaGCGATTATAACCTTTGCACACCTATGTGCGTTGGTGTCTTGTGCAGGAGCGTGGGGATGTGCGCGCCGAAGAAGAAGCTGGTGGTGCCGGAGAGTGTGTGCGGCCGGCCGCTGGGGCTGCAGTTCCACCACAAGTCCGGCGACCTGTACGTCGCCGACGCCTACCTGGGGCTGATGAGGGTGCCGGCGCGCGGCGGGCTGGCGCAGGTGGTGGCGACGGAGGCCGGCGGTGTGCCATTCAACTTCCTCAACGGCCTGGACGTCGATCAGAATACCGGCGACGTCTATTTCACGGACAGCAGCACCACATACCGAAGGAGGTACATAAATTTGTTGACATATACTAAAATTTATATTTGACCAAAGCAGAAAATTCATCGATACTTACGAATATATATAGTTATATACTCTCTCCTATGCAAGTTGTACTAAAACAGCGTCAATTAGTACTCCATGGCGAATGGATCGGATGGGTAGTAAATATTAAAATATATTTTATGATTAATTTGAGACAAAAAGGAAATACTTGATTGACCAGGCTGTTAGTTAATTTTGTCTTGCTTTTGCAAAGTTATTACGATGCAGTATACCTTTTATAGAGGTCATATGCATGACGGTCTCCCTGGTGTACATGGCAGCGAGTACCTACTGGTGGTGGCCCTGGGCGACGAGACAGGGCGGCTGCTCCGGTACAACCCGCGGACGCGCCGCGTCACCGTGCTCCACGCCGACCTGTCGTACCCGAACGGCGTGGCCGTCAGCGCGGACGGGTCGCACGTCATGGTGTCGCACACGGCGCTGTCCGAGCTCCGCCGGTACTGGGTGCGCGGGCCCAAGGCCAGCACGAACGAGACGTTCGCGGAGCTGCCGGGGTTCCCGGACAACGTGCGCTCGGACGGGCGGGGCGGGTACTGGGTGGCGCTGACTCACGGTGGCGACGACGGCGTCGCCGCGCCGACGGTGGCCGTGAGGGTGGGCCGCGACGGCGCCGTGGAGGAGGCGCTGGGCGGGTTCAGCTTCGAGACGGTGAGCGAGGTGGGCGAGCGGAACGGCACGCTCTGGGTCGGCTCCGTCGACACGCCCTACGCCGGCGAGCTCAAAAGACACTAGTGCAGTGCTGCGGCTTCATATATACGAACGCCGATCGTCATTCTCAATTCATCGATCGCCATTGATTGAATATGTGCTCTGAACGAATTGTACGCGACACTTTTGTGATGTAGTGTAATGTGTGTACGTGATGCGTAGCGCACATGTGCGTGTGTATGGACTCGCAGTGATGGCATCAGTGTGTGGTTGCGATGGCGTTAGTACTACGTACCGtatgtgcgttctttgaaagatATTTTCTGAATGGGTAGTTGTTCGGTGTGCATGCAGTGCAGGTGCAATTCATTTCATTGCCTAAACACTGTGTCCAGGTGCGGTGTAGGCCAGGAGTACTGAAGTAGTAGTAGGCGTAGCAGAGGTCAAAGAAAACGCCTGGATCAGGTAGATGGCCGCTGGTCTCTGCCAGTGCAATCAATCGCCATGCAAGAGGCCACGTCCATGGGCCCATGTGGCTTTACTGCCGGATGACCGGCTTTCTTCGCCCGCTCTTGAGCATCAAGCAATTATATGACCTGGATTCGGATGGTTATTCTGGCTTTCTATCTCGTACCAGAACGAGGAAGTACGGAATTTcagcaaaaaaaaagaggaacTACGGATCTAACTCTCAAGTGTGGTTCTAGTttttatatcaggatcaacataGTTTTCCTCCTTCGCAAGAAGCGACTCTCACGCGACTAAACTTTTctgttctcctcgtctcggttgaGGCTGTGTGGTGCCTGGGCCTGTGGCGGCAGGCGCAACTTGTTGGCTAGCGCGTCTGCCGTCATGGTCCAACTGGTCTCTTCTGTCAATCTGATCCAAGTGTGATTTTTTCTGTCAATTGCATTGGGCAGGTGATCCTTTTAGAAAAAATTCCCCTCTCTGAATCAGTGTGGACCGGTGTCTGGACATTGATATAGAAATCGGTCATCCGTCGCTATTACTCAAATGTAAGTTTTTATTAACTTAAATAAGACTCCATTCCGCCGAATCATGCATTAATTATTATAATACTAATGTGTGATCAGTAGCTTTGTTTCACCAAACTCTCATTTTACCAAGCACTTGAAAGGAAAAAGTGGCACGTTTTGGCGGAAGCCTTTCATCAAGTGGCGGAAGCTACTAATCCCAGTGTTCAAGTGTTGGCAAAAGCTTTCACCAAGTGTCAGGGCAGCCTTTCACCAAATACTAATGCATGAGTTGATACTAATGCATGAACTAGTAGCTTTCTGCACCCAGCATttgaagaagaaaatgaaacaaAGTGGCTTCCGCTAAAGGGTTTCAAAGCCTTCCGGCAAAACACTAAACTAATTTTCCGCTAAGCACAACAGTTAGTGGCTTCCACCATTCGGACGGAGAGGAGAGGGTACGTGGCGGTTTTTGGTTTGTTATGTAGATGTACGAATTCCCGCAAAGCCCTCCTTTGTTTGGTTCCGATTTGCAGGATTTCAGACATCCGAACCAGCTCGGGGACAGACCCGTATTGGATGGTAAAACACGTCCGGACCGCCTGGTATGGACGGCTGGGGGCGATTTGAGGGTCTGCATTGGAGAGGCCCTTACTGCCGGGTATATGAGTATTGACTGGCTTTCTTTGCCCTCTGCCTTTCTATCTCTCACGGGAAGGTGGAACTACCAATCAACACTGAAGTGTGGTTCTAGTTTTTATCAGGATCAACATAGTTTTCCTCCTTTCCAAGAAGCGACTCTCACGCAACTAAACTTTCCTATTCTCCTGTCGGCGCCTTCGCCGGTCCGCCTTACCTTTGATGGTCTTTGGGTCGTGAAGGTACGGAGGACACCCCATGGCGGCGGCAGGGACCCTACTCTTGTTCTTGTTTGGTTTAGCATCTTCGCTTGGGGCTGTGTGGCGGCGACGATGTACCCTAGTAGGAATAATGTCTCTCACGCCCGATCGTCGCCCCGATCGATGGTGTgtctgttggggaatgtagcatgcaatttcaaaaaaattcctacgctcacgcaagatctatctaggagatgcatagcaacgagagggggagagtgtgtccacgtaccctcgt
This genomic window contains:
- the LOC109753302 gene encoding protein STRICTOSIDINE SYNTHASE-LIKE 10 — its product is MAYSCLPLYAASFLVVLLVLPLMAVASAAAPAAETSYETKSMDPGLALMTLPQPVSGPESLAFDRRGGGPYAGVSDGRVFKWRGRRLGWTEFAYNSRHRSVGMCAPKKKLVVPESVCGRPLGLQFHHKSGDLYVADAYLGLMRVPARGGLAQVVATEAGGVPFNFLNGLDVDQNTGDVYFTDSSTTYRRSEYLLVVALGDETGRLLRYNPRTRRVTVLHADLSYPNGVAVSADGSHVMVSHTALSELRRYWVRGPKASTNETFAELPGFPDNVRSDGRGGYWVALTHGGDDGVAAPTVAVRVGRDGAVEEALGGFSFETVSEVGERNGTLWVGSVDTPYAGELKRH